The Thermococcus henrietii genome segment GAGGGTGTCCTCAAGGTCATTGAGGATAGCCACTAGTTCTGGTAAACCCAAAACTTTCATAACCTCTTCCCGCCTCCAACTGCATCAACACAACGTCAACATAACGTGCAGGTCATCTCCTACCACCGGGACACCATTCTCGTCCTCGACGCGAACTTGGCCTCGAGCTCTCAAAGGTCCTGCTGTGGAAGGTCGATAAGGCCTTCGGGGTCAGGGACTTTCGGAGTACCGGAGTCAGGCCAACAAAACCCGTTCGAGCTCCCTAAGAACCTCAAGCTGCTCCCCGGTCTCAACCGCGCACGGTCTGAGCCTCCTGACGCGGTAGAGAGCTTCCCTGAGGGTCGAGCGCCGGGAGTACATCAACCACGCCACCGCAACCGTCCCACTCCGCCCGCATCCACCAAGGCAGTGGACGAGGACTTTCTTCCTCTCCCCAACCTTGGCTTCAATCCAGCGGAGGATTTCAAGGAGCTGACTCAAAGGAGGAGAGCTAAAATCCGGGATTGGGCTGTGGAAGACCTCAACTCCCCGCCTTTTCCACTCCTCAAGCGAATACGGGAGCTCGAAGTCCTCAACGAGGACCACCACCGCGTCGAAGGTTTCGGCAACTTCGTCCAGCTCTTTCCCCATAGGCATCCGCGAGAAGGCGACGTCCTCATCGATGAAGACCACGGGGAGATACATGCTCT includes the following:
- a CDS encoding protein-tyrosine phosphatase family protein, which gives rise to MYLPVVFIDEDVAFSRMPMGKELDEVAETFDAVVVLVEDFELPYSLEEWKRRGVEVFHSPIPDFSSPPLSQLLEILRWIEAKVGERKKVLVHCLGGCGRSGTVAVAWLMYSRRSTLREALYRVRRLRPCAVETGEQLEVLRELERVLLA